From Ignavibacteriales bacterium:
TATCGGGCTCAAGAGACTCGATGTGAATGTCCGGCATATCGAACTCCATCGGACCCTCGTTGAAGAAGACGCCGCCGCGGTGTTTCGGCATGGACGGAGCGTCGAAATAGTAGTGTGAGCCCGCGTTTCCCTCGCTCTCCTGCACTTCGAGCGTCAACGTCTGATGAGTCCCCTTCCGCACGACATCGAGCTCCGCCTTCTCTCCGTCATCGTAGATTCCGAGAGCTCTTCCGACATCACGCATGCCTTTGATTTTCTTCTTTCCAACCGTCGAGATCACATCACCCGCCTTGACACCGGCTTTGTCTGCCGCGCTTCCCTTTTCAACTTCCCACACAAGAACGCCCGCTCCTTCGGCCACGCCAAAATACTGTCCAAGCTGCTCATTCAGCTCCCGAAGGGTCATTCCCTGGTAATCCTGCGCACCAAAGAAGACATTGAAATTACCAGTTCCACGCGGTGCCACCGTTACGATTTTCGATTTTGATGGCTGTTTCCCTACGACAACATCCAGAGACTTCTTTTCGCCTTTTCGCATCACAACCGCCGTCACCTTGCTCTCCGGCTTCGTATCGGCGACAGCTTTCTGCAGATCGCTCGCGTCATCGACCTTCTTTCCGTTGAACTCAATGATGATGTCTCCTTCTTTGATTCCAGCCGCTTCCGCCGGGCTCTTGCGCGTGACCTCACCAACGAGCGCTCCATCCTTTGATTTCAGATCCATCGCTTTTTCCATTTGCGATGTGATATCCTGAATGGCGACTCCCAGCCACCCTTTTTGAGTGCTGGCTTTTTCCTTGACCTGCTGCGCGCTCGCGTCGCCTGCTGCCATGATCAAGAGACAAAAGGCAGACAGGATTGATACCGCAAGAATTATTCGATTTTTCACAATGGTCGCTCCTTCTCTTGTTTTGGAATATGTCGTCAATTGCCTTTCCCCGTTAGACGCCGCCCCACATCCAGAGGTTCCGTGAGTTCTGAGAGTCTCGCAGGTACACACCATTTAGCTGGGACGAACTGCAGGGGATCTGTGACGAACGGGCTTCAGGCAACGGATGCAGGTGATCGAAGGGGTCTGAGGATATTCATGGAGTTCCAACGCAAAGGAGACAAAGAAGACTGAAATGAGAACGCGCGAAGATGCTTCGGGACTCTGCGTTGCGGGCCCGGGATCTGAATCGGAATCGAGCAGCGAGGAAGTTTATTTCAGAAGGACGAGGCGCCTGGTTTCGACAAACGTGTCGGTTTGTATACGGTAGAAATACACGCCGCTCGGCTGCGAAGACGCATTCCACGTCGTGCTGTACTGACCCGGAGCGTAGCGGCCGTTCACCAAGAGGTGGACAAGATTGCCGAGCGCGTCGTAGATTGCGAGCTTGACGTTCGATGATGAAGGAATCGAGAACCGAATGGTCGTGGAGGGATTGAATGGATTTGGGTAGTTTTGCATCAATGAATATTCAGAGGGGAGCCCGCTCTCGAACAGTTCCACGCCAGTCGTCCTAACAATGCTGAAACTACGGGTTTTTGAAAACGCTCCTTCACCGCCGGGGTTGATGGCTGATACTCTCCAGTAGTACGTCGTATTGTAATCGAAAGAGACCGACATCGTGAGCGAAGTGATATCTCTCAAGTCGAGGATGTTGGTTGAGAACAACGGGTCTTCTGAGACCTGGAGGTGATACGCGACTGCGTTCGTTGCTGCTGCCCAGCCGAACGTGACAAGGCGGGGCAGATTTGCGGCCCCATCCGCCGGCGCTGAAAGGGTCGGTGCGGTTGGAAGCACCGGTTCGATCGTGAAATTCCAGACAGAAGACCAGGCGCTCGTTCCGCCCGGGTTGGATGCACTCACTCTCCAGAAATACTGTGTATTTTGTATGAGCCCGGACAGATCGAACGACGTCGCTGTGATTGCACTCTGGGTAAACATGAACGAAGAGAAGTTCGACGATAAGGAAACCTGAAGAGTGTAGGTCGCTGCCCCCGCGACGGCATTCCATGAGAGCGTAGGATTTGATCTGATTCCTTTCATCCCATTTGCCGGAGAACTCAGCACGGGAGCGGCAGGTGCCGGCGCCGATGTCGTAAATGAAAACGCGGTAGAGAATGCAGTGGTCCCACCCGAGTTCGTAGCACTCACTCTCCAGAAGTACTGCGTGCTGGCTGCAAGTCCGGAGAGAGTATAGAACGTCGAGGTGACCCCGCTTTGGTTCAACACATAGCTTGAGAAGCCCGACGATGTCGAGACCTGCACAGTGTAACTCGACGCGCCGCTCGATGAGTTCCAGCTCAAGGTCGGAGCCGTCGAGAGATCGGTGGCCCCATTTGCCGGTAGTGCGAGAGTCGGAGGTCCGGGAGCCGCGATGACCGTGGTAAATGAGAACGTCGCGGAGAATGCACTGGTGCCTCCCGCGTTCGTTGCGCTGACGCGCCAGAAGTACTGCGTACTGTTGGACAAACCGACGGCGGTAAATGATGTGCCAGTGATCCCCGTTTGATTGACGTGCAGCGATGAGAAATCGGATGCAGTGGAAAGCTGCAGGTTGTAACTGTCAGCCCCGGGAGAACTGTTCCAGCTGAGTCCCGGATTGATTGGCGCGTTCACCGAGCCGTTCGAAGGAGACGCGAGTGTCGGCGCGGAAGGAGCGGTAACAACCGTCGTAAACGAAAATGCCATGGAGTAGGGACTTGTCCCGCCGACATTCGTGGCACTTACTCTCCAGTAGTACTGCGTGTTGTTCGTCAAACCCACGACGTTAAATGATGTTCCGGTCACTCCGCTCTGGTTCACGACAGTGGAAGAAAAATCAGATGCTGTGGAAACCTGCAGCGTGTAGCTCGAGGCGCCGGACGAACCATTCCAGCTGAGCGTTGGGTTACTCTGCACGCTCGCGGAGCCATTCAAGGGAGATGCGAGCGCCGGTGCCGCCGGGGGAGAGACGACCGTGGTAAATGAGAAAGCCGCCGAATACGGACTTGTCCCTCCGGCGTTGGTGGCACTCACTCGCCAATAGTATTGTGTGTTGGCGGATAATCCCGCAGCCCCGTACGATGTTGCTGTAACACCGGCCTGCGTAGACAGAATCGTTGAGAAATCGGAGGACGCGGAGACCTGCACGGTGTAGCTCGCGGCGCCAGCTGAAGCGATCCACGTCAGCGCGGGATTGACCGGGATACCGGTGGAGCCATTCGCTGGCGAAGAAAGCGAAGGCGTCGGCGGCCCGGCGAGGACGGTGGTGAACGAAAAAGTGGTCGAGAAGGAGCTTGTGCCTCCGTCATTTGCGGCGCTCACCCGCCAGTAGTACGCCGTGTTGTTGGACAGCGGTCCGACCTGACGCGATGGTGACGCGAGTGCATCATCATCCAGAATTGTCGGGTTGAATGTCGAAGACGTTGAAAGCTGGAGACGGTATCGTGTCGCTCCTGCCGGCGAGGTCCACGCGAGCGTCGGCGTCGTTCCAACGCCGGTCGTGTTATCCGCCGGGGATGTTGGCGTGGGCGCACCCGGAGGTGCAACGATTGTGGTAAACGAAAACGCAGAAGAATAAAGACCCGTGCCTCCAACGTTTGTCCCCCGGACCCGCCAGTAGTACCGCGTGTTGTTGGAGAGAGCTGCTGCGCCGTACGAAGTTCCCGTGATGCCGCTCTGAGTTGCGACAAGTGTTGAGAAGTCGGCAAGTGTGGAGACCTGTATCGTGTAGCTCGCCGCACCTTCCGAGGCATCCCACGTAAAGGCTGGACTTATGGAGACGTTTGCTGCATTGTTCTGAGGTGCTGCCAGTCTCGGAGCCGGTGGCGGTGCGACAATCGTCGTGAAGGAAAATACGGTCGAGTATGAACTTGAGCCTCCGACATTGGAAGCCATCACCCTCCAGAAATACTGTGTGTTGTTGGACAACGGACCCGCCTGAAGCGATGTGCCGGTTACCGCAGGGTCGTCAACCACAAATGACGAGAAGTTTGTCGAGGTCGATAGCTGCACACGGTATTTGGTGGCTCCCTGGGCTGCATTCCAGCCCAACGTCAGGCTGAGGGGTTGGTCAACTGAATTATTCAGAGGCAGGGAGAGAGTCGGAGCAGGCGGAGCAGCGACGATTGTTGTGAAACTCCATACCGTCGAATACTGGCTCGTCCCACCTGCATTGGCGGCACTCACCCTCCAATAATACTGCGTGTTGTTAGCGAGCGGTCCGACTGAGCGCGAAGTCCCTGTCACTGTGGGATCGTCCATTACAAGTGAAGCGAAGTTCGTCGAGGTCGAGACCTGCACGCGGTAGTTGGTGGCTCCCTGGGCTGCATTCCAACCCAACGTCAGGTTGACAGGTTGATCACCAGAATTGTTTGCAGGCAAAGAGAGAGTCGGAGCGGGCGGAGCGGCCACGATTGTTGTGAAACTCCATACAGTCGAATACGGGCTCGTCCCACCTGCGTTGGCAGCACTCACCCTCCAATAATACTGCGTGTTGTTAGCGAGCGGTCCGATCGAGCGCGAAGTTCCGCCCAGGGTTGAATCATCGACAACAGTTGTCGAGAACGTCGGTGACGTCGAAAGCTGCAAGCGGTACGAGGTTCCCCCGGAGGCTGCGTTCCAGGTCAAGGTCGTGGATATCGCAACATCAGATGTGCCATTCGCCGGGGATGCAAGTGTCGGCGCGGATGGAGGATTTGGCAATGACGAAGATGTCGTGAAACTGGAGATCGTCCACCCGCTTGCACCGCCAGAATTGATCGCCTGGACTCTCCAATAGTACTTCGTGGCAGAGGAGAGCGTTCTCACGATCGAAGGAGGCGAAGCAAGGCTGTCCTTGAATACTCGGGTCGTGAATGTGAAGTCGGTGTACACTTCGACGATGTACGACGTAGATCCGGTCACCAGAGCCCAACTCATCGATGCGCCGGAGGTGCTGGGAGTAGATGCGAGATTCCCCGGTGCAACCGGTATTGCGGTGGGGGTCCTGAACGCAGCATTTGTCCAGCCGCCCGATCCGGCAGAATTCGCCCCCTGGACCCTCCAGGCATAATCGGTGCCCGGCGACAATCCTCCAACCGTCAAAGCGGCAGAAACCACACTATCCCGAGACAGCCGGGAAGTGAAACTTGCATTGTAGACTTCGACGATATACCAGGCCGCACCGCTGACGCTCCCCCACGTAAGCGCAGCGCCGTTTGTTGTAGGCGTTGCCGCGAGGCCTGAGACTCCGCCCGGAACGGCGATGATTGTAGTGAACGAGAAGTTTGATGAGTACGAACTCGTCCCTCCCGCATTCTTCGCTCTCACTCTCCAATAATATTTCGTGCCATTGGCCAGCGGTCCGCCAAGCCGGGACGTTCCGGTGAGCGATGAGTCATCAAGAACCGTTGATGAGAATTGTGACGATGTCGAGAGCTGGAGACGATAGGATGTTGCTCCCGATGAAGTACCCCAGGTGATTGTGGGACTTGTGGAGACGCCTGTTGCGTTGTCCGCCGGCGATGTCAACGATGGTGCCGGAGGAGCGGCAACGATTGTCGTGAAGGTCCATGCCGATGAATACTGGCTCGTTCCACCTGCGTTGGTGGCGCTCACTCTCCAGTAATACGTCGTGTTATTCGTCAAACCGCTCGCGGTGCCTGACGTTGTGGTGAGGCCGCTTTGATTAAAGGTGAACGAAGTAAACGCGGAGGTCGTGGAAACCTGGAGAGTGAATGACGTCGCTCCACTGACTTGATTCCATGTCAACGAAGGAGTAACAGAAACTGAGGTTGCGTTATTTGCAGGCAAAGTGAGCGTTGGAGCCGTGGGCGCCGCAATTATTGTCGTAAAAGAGTACGTCGAAGAGTACGAGCTCGTGCCCCCCGAGTTCTTCGCGTTCACCCTCCAGTAGTAGAGAGTGCCGTTGTTCAAAGGTCCGACGGTCTGTGAAGTCCCCGTCAGCGTGGAATCATTGACGACCGTTGTCGAAAACGAAGACGATGTCGAAACTTGCAGGCGGTACGATGTCGCCCCCGAGGAGGAAGTCCAGCTCAACGTTGACGTCGTCGCTATTCCGGTGGCTCCGTTCGATGGAGAACTCAGCGAAGGGGCCGAAGGCGGATTGACAGGTGGCGAGCCCGAAGTTGTGAAACTGGAAGTTGCCCAACTCCCAAAAAAACCCTCATTGGATGCTCTGACCCGCCAATAGTACCTGGTGCCGTCCTGCAGATTCCTGAGAAGTGAAAACCCCCAGTATGACGTCGTAGTATCGCCGTAGAACAGGCTATTCGCACTATAGGAGACATCAGTGTACACTTCGACCGCGTAAGAGTCCGCCCCGGTCACTTGACTCCAATGCAAGACGTCCCATCCGAAAATCTTCGAATACCCAAGATCCGTTGGAGTTCTTACAATAGTCGTAAAGGAAAAGAAATTCGAGTAGGCGCCCGTTCCTCCGGCGTTTGTTGCGCTCACGTGCCAATAGTATTTCGTGGCATTGGCCAAGCCGGTGACATTGTATGAAGTTGACGGCAGCCCGCTTTGAGTGACGAGGTCTGATCTGAAATCCGAGGATGTAGAATACTGCAAAGTATAACTTGTCGCACCGCTGACCGGGTTCCAGCTGACCGTCTGACTTACCGGCGTTCCGTTGCTGCCACTCGCCGGCGTGGAGAGTGTCGGAGCAGATGGCGCGGGTACCAACGTGGCGAAGCTTGACGTAGTCCAACCGCTCGAGCCGCCAGCATTGACCGCTTGTACACGCCAATAATAAGTCGTTCCACTCAGAAGACCACTCGCAGATGCTGAGGCTGATGTCGGACTGCCACTCCAATTAAGGGAAGTGAAGTTCGCATTGGAATGGACCTCAACGACATAGG
This genomic window contains:
- a CDS encoding fibronectin type III domain-containing protein; the encoded protein is MQFICVALALSQPPPTELNAGGSSGWTTSSFAALVPAPAAPSGLVASPTTTGAALSWGSVSGATSYVVEVHSNANFTSLKWSGSPTSASASASGLLSGTTYYWRVKAVNASGSSGWTTSSFATLVPAPAAPSGLAASPTTTGAALSWGSVSGATSYVVEVHSNANFTSLNWSGSPTSASASASGLLSGTTYYWRVQAVNAGGSSGWTTSSFATLVPAPSAPTLSTPASGSNGTPVSQTVSWNPVSGATSYTLQYSTSSDFRSDLVTQSGLPSTSYNVTGLANATKYYWHVSATNAGGTGAYSNFFSFTTIVRTPTDLGYSKIFGWDVLHWSQVTGADSYAVEVYTDVSYSANSLFYGDTTTSYWGFSLLRNLQDGTRYYWRVRASNEGFFGSWATSSFTTSGSPPVNPPSAPSLSSPSNGATGIATTSTLSWTSSSGATSYRLQVSTSSSFSTTVVNDSTLTGTSQTVGPLNNGTLYYWRVNAKNSGGTSSYSSTYSFTTIIAAPTAPTLTLPANNATSVSVTPSLTWNQVSGATSFTLQVSTTSAFTSFTFNQSGLTTTSGTASGLTNNTTYYWRVSATNAGGTSQYSSAWTFTTIVAAPPAPSLTSPADNATGVSTSPTITWGTSSGATSYRLQLSTSSQFSSTVLDDSSLTGTSRLGGPLANGTKYYWRVRAKNAGGTSSYSSNFSFTTIIAVPGGVSGLAATPTTNGAALTWGSVSGAAWYIVEVYNASFTSRLSRDSVVSAALTVGGLSPGTDYAWRVQGANSAGSGGWTNAAFRTPTAIPVAPGNLASTPSTSGASMSWALVTGSTSYIVEVYTDFTFTTRVFKDSLASPPSIVRTLSSATKYYWRVQAINSGGASGWTISSFTTSSSLPNPPSAPTLASPANGTSDVAISTTLTWNAASGGTSYRLQLSTSPTFSTTVVDDSTLGGTSRSIGPLANNTQYYWRVSAANAGGTSPYSTVWSFTTIVAAPPAPTLSLPANNSGDQPVNLTLGWNAAQGATNYRVQVSTSTNFASLVMDDPTVTGTSRSVGPLANNTQYYWRVSAANAGGTSQYSTVWSFTTIVAAPPAPTLSLPLNNSVDQPLSLTLGWNAAQGATKYRVQLSTSTNFSSFVVDDPAVTGTSLQAGPLSNNTQYFWRVMASNVGGSSSYSTVFSFTTIVAPPPAPRLAAPQNNAANVSISPAFTWDASEGAASYTIQVSTLADFSTLVATQSGITGTSYGAAALSNNTRYYWRVRGTNVGGTGLYSSAFSFTTIVAPPGAPTPTSPADNTTGVGTTPTLAWTSPAGATRYRLQLSTSSTFNPTILDDDALASPSRQVGPLSNNTAYYWRVSAANDGGTSSFSTTFSFTTVLAGPPTPSLSSPANGSTGIPVNPALTWIASAGAASYTVQVSASSDFSTILSTQAGVTATSYGAAGLSANTQYYWRVSATNAGGTSPYSAAFSFTTVVSPPAAPALASPLNGSASVQSNPTLSWNGSSGASSYTLQVSTASDFSSTVVNQSGVTGTSFNVVGLTNNTQYYWRVSATNVGGTSPYSMAFSFTTVVTAPSAPTLASPSNGSVNAPINPGLSWNSSPGADSYNLQLSTASDFSSLHVNQTGITGTSFTAVGLSNSTQYFWRVSATNAGGTSAFSATFSFTTVIAAPGPPTLALPANGATDLSTAPTLSWNSSSGASSYTVQVSTSSGFSSYVLNQSGVTSTFYTLSGLAASTQYFWRVSATNSGGTTAFSTAFSFTTSAPAPAAPVLSSPANGMKGIRSNPTLSWNAVAGAATYTLQVSLSSNFSSFMFTQSAITATSFDLSGLIQNTQYFWRVSASNPGGTSAWSSVWNFTIEPVLPTAPTLSAPADGAANLPRLVTFGWAAATNAVAYHLQVSEDPLFSTNILDLRDITSLTMSVSFDYNTTYYWRVSAINPGGEGAFSKTRSFSIVRTTGVELFESGLPSEYSLMQNYPNPFNPSTTIRFSIPSSSNVKLAIYDALGNLVHLLVNGRYAPGQYSTTWNASSQPSGVYFYRIQTDTFVETRRLVLLK
- a CDS encoding PDZ domain-containing protein, whose translation is MKNRIILAVSILSAFCLLIMAAGDASAQQVKEKASTQKGWLGVAIQDITSQMEKAMDLKSKDGALVGEVTRKSPAEAAGIKEGDIIIEFNGKKVDDASDLQKAVADTKPESKVTAVVMRKGEKKSLDVVVGKQPSKSKIVTVAPRGTGNFNVFFGAQDYQGMTLRELNEQLGQYFGVAEGAGVLVWEVEKGSAADKAGVKAGDVISTVGKKKIKGMRDVGRALGIYDDGEKAELDVVRKGTHQTLTLEVQESEGNAGSHYYFDAPSMPKHRGGVFFNEGPMEFDMPDIHIESLEPDMDKLKIEMNHLKGRLKDQSLELREKIEREVRPRVRVRVLQGI